The following proteins are encoded in a genomic region of Drosophila miranda strain MSH22 chromosome 4, D.miranda_PacBio2.1, whole genome shotgun sequence:
- the LOC108161446 gene encoding parkin coregulated gene protein homolog — protein sequence MCSNTQERATRAHEPGRVCREFLYLRSKRPNRVVPAFTYQALQKNTVVKPPAKIDIFKRRPVKETVFKIYFSRGDIPCVLAGRSSKQDPTKDRSVRWTCVPEELDYCYYLPIFVDGLADMNSDTRLLAINGAIDLIIRSPKKVLPVLPKLILPLKRAFQTRDKRIIISALQVVQLMVRLGPCVGEALVPFYRQLLAVCNIYKNINVNLGEGIDPDRSKRIGDVIEDTLKLLEYCGGPNAFINIKYMVPTYESSVFPRCEMPAPS from the exons ATGTGCTCGAATACTCAGGAACGTGCAACGCGTGCCCACGAGCCGGGGCGAGTGTGCCGAGAGTTTCTCTACTTGCGATCGAAGCGG CCCAATCGCGTGGTTCCTGCCTTCACCTATCAGGCTCTGCAGAAGAACACTGTGGTAAAGCCTCCTGCAAA GATCGACATTTTCAAGCGACGACCCGTGAAGGAGACAGTCTTTAAGATCTATTTCAGTCGCGGGGACATCCCGTGCGTCCTGgccggtcgcagcagcaagcAGGACCCCACCAAAGATCGCTCTGTGCGCTGGACCTGCGTGCCAGAGGAGCTAGACTACTGCTACTATCTGCCGATCTTCGTAGACGGGCTGGCGGACATGAACAGCGACACGCGGCTGCTGGCCATCAACGGAGCCATCGACCTGATCATTCGGTCGCCCAAGAAAGTGCTGCCCGTGCTGCCAAAACTGATTCTGCCGCTGAAACGGGCCTTCCAGACCCGCGACAAGCGCATCATCATCTCCGCCCTTCAGGTGGTCCAGCTAATGGTGCGACTGG GTCCCTGTGTTGGAGAGGCCTTGGTGCCGTTCTATCGCCAGCTGCTGGCCGTGTGCAACATTTACAAGAACATCAACGTGAATCTGGGCGAGGGCATCGACCCGGACCGCAGCAAGCGCATTGGCGATGTCATCGAGGACACCCTGAAGCTGCTCGAGTACTGCGGCGGTCCGAACGCCTTCATCAACATCAAGTACATGGTGCCGACCTACGAGAGCAGCGTCTTTCCCCGCTGCGAGATGCCGGCGCCATCGTAA